One window of Methanothermobacter tenebrarum genomic DNA carries:
- a CDS encoding YkvA family protein has translation MKFKGFYDLLRENLDKYRGDYEMIVDYAPDIFQLLSDLLNDDKIGAKTRLMICATLGYLVAPYDILPEEIYGPHGYIDDIFLCSLIIEKIAQDLGYNYLEKYWKGEENLKSVIRECQRRSRDILGEDTEKVLSYVGFEKL, from the coding sequence ATGAAGTTTAAAGGATTCTATGACCTTCTAAGGGAAAACCTGGACAAGTACAGGGGAGATTATGAGATGATAGTAGATTATGCCCCAGACATCTTCCAACTACTTTCAGACCTATTAAATGATGATAAGATCGGGGCCAAAACGCGTCTTATGATATGCGCCACCCTAGGATATTTAGTGGCCCCCTATGACATTCTACCCGAGGAAATTTATGGACCACACGGTTACATTGATGACATATTCCTCTGCTCACTCATAATAGAAAAGATAGCACAGGACCTCGGCTACAATTACCTTGAAAAGTACTGGAAAGGTGAAGAAAACCTAAAATCAGTCATCAGAGAATGTCAAAGACGTTCAAGAGATATACTAGGCGAAGACACAGAAAAAGTACTCTCATATGTCGGATTCGAAAAACTTTAA
- the aroA gene encoding 3-phosphoshikimate 1-carboxyvinyltransferase: MELKIRKSPMIYGTVDAPPSKSYTHRSTIIASLAKGTSTLYNPLEAEDTLASVHACQKFGAQIKKEKGKWTIEGVNGRPSTPDNVLDLKNSGTSLRILTSVAGLAEHYTILTGDKSLRSRPMQDLLDALKPLGVKAISSRMNGKPPIIVKGGLVGGKTSIAGGVSSQFISSILIAGPLSKDGVQLKIQGDFISKPYVDMTVDVMRKFNARVEFNPEERTFHVEPGEYTGRDYQVEGDYSSASYLLGAVAVVGGKLTVKNLPGDSRQGDRIILDLLEGMGATIHRGEDMVTIESDGRLHGIEADLHDSPDLLPTVAVLGALADGTTRISGVKHARFKETDRIKTCTMELSRLGVPVEEKEDGMIIKGDKIKGDTVYSHGDHRLVMAFTLIGLKTGLKIKDAEAYKVSFPGFIKTLLGLGCKLEVGENG; the protein is encoded by the coding sequence ATGGAGCTTAAAATCCGGAAATCCCCCATGATCTATGGTACGGTGGATGCACCACCATCCAAAAGTTACACCCACCGTAGCACCATAATAGCATCACTTGCAAAGGGCACATCCACCCTATACAATCCACTAGAAGCCGAAGACACCCTAGCCTCGGTTCATGCCTGCCAGAAATTCGGGGCCCAGATAAAAAAGGAAAAGGGGAAATGGACAATAGAGGGCGTGAATGGACGGCCAAGCACGCCAGATAACGTCCTAGACCTTAAAAATTCGGGTACGAGCCTGCGCATATTAACCTCAGTAGCTGGGTTGGCAGAACATTACACCATCCTCACTGGTGACAAATCCCTTCGTTCACGTCCAATGCAAGACCTCCTGGACGCCCTCAAACCACTAGGTGTTAAAGCAATATCATCCAGGATGAACGGCAAACCACCCATCATAGTAAAGGGGGGACTTGTAGGTGGTAAGACCAGCATAGCCGGTGGTGTGAGCTCACAGTTCATATCCTCCATTCTCATAGCAGGACCATTATCAAAGGATGGTGTCCAACTTAAAATCCAAGGGGATTTCATCTCAAAACCATACGTGGATATGACAGTAGATGTTATGAGAAAATTCAATGCCAGGGTAGAATTTAACCCGGAAGAGAGGACATTCCATGTTGAACCAGGAGAATACACCGGCCGTGATTATCAAGTAGAGGGTGATTATTCATCCGCATCATACCTCCTGGGGGCTGTTGCCGTCGTGGGCGGGAAACTAACAGTCAAAAACCTCCCAGGGGATTCCAGACAAGGTGATAGGATAATATTGGACCTATTAGAGGGTATGGGGGCCACCATCCACAGGGGAGAGGATATGGTTACAATAGAAAGTGATGGTAGACTACATGGGATAGAAGCCGACTTACATGATAGCCCCGATCTACTACCCACAGTGGCCGTCCTCGGAGCCCTCGCAGATGGCACAACCAGGATAAGTGGAGTGAAACATGCCCGTTTCAAGGAGACTGACAGGATAAAAACTTGTACAATGGAACTTTCACGCTTAGGAGTCCCAGTAGAAGAAAAAGAGGATGGTATGATCATAAAAGGTGATAAAATAAAAGGTGATACAGTATATTCCCATGGCGACCATCGTCTTGTAATGGCATTCACACTCATAGGCCTCAAGACAGGGTTAAAGATAAAGGACGCCGAAGCATACAAGGTCTCATTTCCAGGGTTTATCAAAACCCTACTAGGACTGGGTTGTAAGTTAGAGGTAGGTGAAAATGGGTAA
- a CDS encoding arsenate reductase ArsC, with amino-acid sequence MKKVLFVCRNNSGRSQMAEALLKNIYGEYYEVYSGGVEPKPINPSIVKVMEEIGISMKGHRSKSIKEFQGKKFDIIITLCEDTCPILPEAGKYIHVKFPDPKNADIETLRKIRDTISK; translated from the coding sequence ATGAAGAAGGTGCTTTTTGTCTGTAGGAACAATTCTGGAAGATCTCAGATGGCTGAAGCCCTCCTCAAGAACATTTATGGTGAATATTATGAAGTTTATAGTGGAGGGGTGGAACCAAAGCCCATAAACCCCTCCATAGTGAAGGTTATGGAAGAGATCGGCATTAGCATGAAAGGTCATAGATCAAAGAGTATTAAAGAGTTTCAAGGAAAAAAATTTGATATAATAATAACTCTTTGTGAAGATACATGTCCAATATTACCAGAGGCTGGAAAGTACATCCATGTTAAATTCCCAGACCCTAAAAATGCAGATATTGAAACATTACGCAAAATTAGGGATACTATCAGTAAATGA
- a CDS encoding GAF domain-containing protein, whose amino-acid sequence MKRSKKASTVKEAANIIFEELRRLTGSRYCYVTYIDPENGDSVAIKFSQVTSQCAYYNSMGEARFKVQKNGKYGGLLGYSMDTGKSFFTNDPTNHPIAHGIPKDHKIIRRFLSVAVKYDNKVLGQIVLADPPRDYNVNDLKISIEIGQPYARILQGFYDGRIPLK is encoded by the coding sequence CTGAAAAGATCAAAAAAAGCATCCACGGTTAAAGAGGCCGCTAACATAATATTTGAGGAATTGAGAAGATTAACAGGTAGCAGATACTGTTATGTGACATATATAGACCCGGAAAATGGTGATAGTGTTGCTATAAAGTTTTCACAGGTTACAAGTCAATGCGCATATTATAATAGTATGGGGGAGGCGAGGTTTAAAGTCCAAAAAAATGGAAAATATGGGGGTTTGCTAGGCTATTCTATGGACACTGGAAAATCGTTCTTCACTAACGATCCTACAAATCATCCCATAGCCCATGGAATACCAAAGGACCATAAAATTATCCGAAGATTTTTATCAGTGGCCGTGAAATACGATAATAAAGTTCTGGGCCAGATAGTCCTCGCAGACCCTCCGCGAGATTATAATGTGAATGATCTTAAAATTTCGATAGAAATTGGTCAACCCTATGCCCGGATCCTCCAAGGGTTCTATGATGGTAGAATACCGCTAAAATAA
- a CDS encoding endonuclease III domain-containing protein produces MKIVKIIKTLKGFYNPRVFEERDPYRVLIRTILSQRTRDENTDEATSRLFQEYPTIKDVSEAPTERIEKLIRPAGFYRVKARRIKEVSRIILKEYNGRVPSRLEDLLELPSVGRKTANCVLVYAYGEAAIPVDTHVHRISNRLGLVDTKTPEETEKRLKEIIPREYWIELNDLFVQFGQDICKPINPKHDECPIREYCRYYRLSSS; encoded by the coding sequence ATGAAAATAGTTAAGATAATCAAAACCCTCAAAGGATTTTATAATCCGCGCGTATTCGAGGAGAGGGACCCCTATAGGGTTCTTATAAGGACAATATTGTCCCAGCGGACAAGGGACGAGAATACCGATGAGGCCACTAGCAGATTATTCCAAGAATATCCGACAATCAAGGATGTTTCAGAGGCGCCAACCGAAAGGATAGAAAAGCTTATAAGACCGGCTGGATTTTATAGGGTGAAGGCTAGGAGGATAAAAGAGGTCTCAAGGATCATATTGAAAGAATATAATGGTAGAGTGCCCAGCAGATTGGAGGATCTACTAGAGTTGCCTAGTGTTGGTAGGAAGACCGCCAATTGCGTCCTTGTATACGCTTATGGGGAGGCTGCCATACCAGTTGACACCCACGTCCACCGTATAAGCAATAGACTGGGCCTCGTTGATACAAAAACACCCGAAGAGACCGAGAAAAGGCTGAAGGAGATAATCCCAAGGGAATATTGGATTGAACTTAATGATCTTTTCGTACAATTTGGCCAGGACATTTGCAAGCCTATAAACCCAAAACATGATGAATGTCCGATAAGGGAATATTGCAGATACTATAGGCTATCTTCCTCATAG
- a CDS encoding valine--tRNA ligase: MDSEIPKDYDHRKETEWQSKWEEQGLYKFEGDETRPQYIIDTPPPYPTGSIHMGHVLNWVYMDIIARFKRMRGYDVLFPQGWDCHGLPTEVKVEETYNIKKSDITREEFRELCIELTTENIKKMKEQMKRLGFSQDWSTEFVTMTPEYMKKTQLSFLRMYKDGLIYRGVHPVNWCPRCETAIAFAEVEYIENETNLNYLKFPLEDSGHLEIATTRPELLAACVAVAVHPEDERYRGLKGKTVRVPIFNHKVKIIEDKDVDPEFGTGAVMICTFGDKTDVTWVNRHKLDIIEAIDEKGQMTEAAGKYKGLTIKECKEKIIEDLEAEGHLIKKERIKQNLGVCWRCKTPIEILIKKQWFVAVKKLIDDVIEAAEEMKWIPEHMKMRLLNWTGSMDWDWCISRQRVFATPIPVWYCENCGKVHLPTEEMLPVDPTQTSPDFQCECGSREFTGEEDVLDTWMDSSISPLALAGWPDPEYKKLFPSNLRPQGHDIIRTWAFYTILRCKALTGQKPFEEIIINGMVFGEDGHKMSKSRGNVITPEEVLKDYGADALRLWASNSVPGSDVPFAWKDVKYAYKFLRKFWNAFRFISFHLEDVKEKPKPLDLWILSKLNRLIKEVTEALEDYNFAKAINSIQMFIWHQFCDEYIEAVKYRLYSDDDPKSKKAAQWTLKKVLETSLRLLAPMAPHFTEEVHQHIAQDSIHKKSWPSVQREYINEEAEANGDLVIEIIGALRRFKSSNRIPLNAPLEKVNIYTRENLHRIIKDYLEDIKGTMNIQKLELITGKPKIKERIIEVKPVMEKIGPKFRADAPLILSSIESADPEEIYEKLETEGMIEVEGHKLTREYLKIKKEVRGATGEKVEVLHLDDIILEIIK; encoded by the coding sequence ATGGACAGTGAAATCCCAAAGGATTATGATCATAGGAAGGAAACCGAATGGCAGAGTAAGTGGGAAGAACAAGGATTATACAAGTTCGAGGGTGATGAGACAAGGCCACAGTATATAATTGACACACCACCACCCTACCCAACCGGTTCAATACACATGGGACACGTCCTAAATTGGGTTTACATGGACATAATCGCCCGTTTCAAGAGGATGAGGGGATATGATGTTTTATTCCCACAAGGTTGGGATTGTCACGGGCTCCCAACAGAAGTGAAGGTGGAGGAAACCTACAATATAAAGAAGAGCGACATAACAAGGGAAGAGTTCAGGGAACTCTGCATAGAACTCACAACAGAAAACATAAAAAAGATGAAAGAGCAGATGAAAAGATTAGGCTTCAGCCAGGACTGGAGCACAGAATTCGTTACAATGACACCAGAGTATATGAAAAAAACGCAACTCTCATTCCTCAGAATGTATAAGGATGGTCTGATCTACAGGGGTGTGCACCCAGTCAACTGGTGTCCCCGCTGCGAAACAGCCATAGCATTCGCAGAAGTAGAATACATAGAAAACGAAACAAACCTTAATTATTTAAAATTCCCACTAGAGGATTCAGGCCACCTTGAAATCGCCACAACAAGACCTGAACTCTTAGCAGCCTGCGTAGCGGTCGCAGTACACCCTGAAGACGAAAGATACAGGGGACTGAAGGGCAAAACTGTCCGCGTCCCCATATTCAACCACAAAGTCAAGATTATAGAGGACAAGGACGTGGACCCAGAATTCGGGACAGGAGCAGTCATGATATGTACCTTCGGTGACAAAACAGACGTGACATGGGTCAACCGCCACAAACTGGACATAATAGAGGCCATAGACGAAAAAGGACAAATGACAGAAGCAGCAGGCAAATACAAGGGCCTCACCATAAAAGAGTGCAAAGAGAAGATAATAGAAGACCTAGAAGCTGAAGGGCACCTAATAAAAAAAGAAAGGATAAAACAGAACCTCGGCGTCTGCTGGAGGTGTAAAACACCCATCGAAATCCTCATAAAAAAACAATGGTTCGTGGCCGTGAAAAAACTCATAGACGATGTAATAGAAGCCGCGGAAGAAATGAAATGGATCCCCGAGCATATGAAAATGAGACTATTAAACTGGACAGGATCCATGGACTGGGACTGGTGCATATCAAGACAGAGGGTCTTCGCAACACCCATACCAGTATGGTACTGCGAAAACTGTGGCAAGGTTCACTTGCCAACAGAGGAAATGCTACCAGTAGACCCCACCCAGACCAGCCCAGACTTCCAATGCGAATGCGGCAGCAGAGAATTCACCGGCGAAGAAGACGTCCTAGACACATGGATGGACAGTTCAATATCCCCCCTAGCCCTTGCAGGCTGGCCCGACCCAGAATACAAAAAATTATTCCCATCCAACCTAAGACCACAAGGACATGACATAATACGCACATGGGCATTCTACACCATACTAAGGTGTAAAGCCCTCACAGGCCAAAAACCATTCGAGGAGATAATAATAAATGGCATGGTCTTTGGCGAGGATGGGCATAAAATGAGCAAATCAAGGGGCAACGTGATAACACCCGAAGAGGTCCTAAAAGATTATGGTGCTGATGCACTCAGACTATGGGCATCCAACAGCGTCCCAGGATCAGACGTCCCATTCGCCTGGAAGGACGTGAAATACGCTTATAAGTTCCTCAGGAAATTCTGGAACGCATTCAGGTTCATAAGCTTCCACCTCGAGGACGTGAAAGAAAAACCCAAACCCCTAGACTTATGGATACTATCCAAACTCAACAGGCTAATAAAAGAGGTTACAGAAGCCCTTGAAGATTACAACTTCGCAAAGGCAATAAATAGTATACAAATGTTCATCTGGCACCAATTCTGCGACGAATATATAGAGGCGGTCAAATACCGCTTATACTCCGATGATGATCCCAAGTCAAAAAAAGCAGCCCAATGGACCCTTAAAAAGGTCCTGGAAACATCCTTAAGATTATTAGCTCCCATGGCACCACACTTCACAGAAGAAGTCCACCAACACATAGCCCAAGACTCCATACATAAAAAAAGCTGGCCAAGCGTCCAAAGAGAATACATTAATGAGGAAGCCGAAGCCAACGGAGACCTTGTAATAGAGATCATAGGAGCCCTTAGAAGATTCAAATCATCCAATAGGATACCATTAAACGCCCCACTAGAAAAAGTGAACATTTACACAAGAGAAAACCTTCACAGGATAATAAAAGACTACCTAGAGGACATCAAAGGCACAATGAACATACAAAAATTAGAACTCATAACCGGCAAACCAAAGATAAAAGAACGTATCATAGAAGTCAAACCAGTCATGGAGAAGATAGGGCCCAAGTTCAGGGCCGACGCCCCACTGATACTATCATCTATAGAATCCGCAGACCCCGAGGAGATATACGAGAAGCTGGAAACAGAGGGGATGATAGAAGTCGAAGGCCACAAACTAACAAGAGAATATCTTAAGATTAAAAAAGAGGTCCGTGGAGCCACAGGAGAAAAAGTAGAAGTGCTACACCTAGATGATATAATACTAGAGATTATAAAGTGA
- a CDS encoding ATP-dependent helicase, which translates to MIRSLCDSREECTKTQEEAVKYNRGPLLIIAGPGTGKTRVLIEKVAYLIKREKADPENILLITFTEKAAQELKNRLTKCIGLDVERMQTSTIHSFCNRILREYGEYHDLGANFDILDEDSQLIFIRSHFYRIGLNRYIKMKEVPEVISFFNECSENLVDPDELKETLKREHPRNKRYHGLCDCYKEYLNLLKREGKVDFPNLQRLAVKLLESNENIREDLKSRFKYILVDEYQDTNPIQERLFELLASRNICVVGDEDQSIYAFRGSTVENIRSFEDKFNAHKIILDENFRSRAGIIKIADEFMKKNRHHKKRIKPKRKGGYDVIIIESKDTKDEARRIVKLIKNLKRDGIIPDYGYIALLFKSVKYHAGKILAELERENIPYIVRGDGSFLERDEIKSILYFLGYLSPPRHNFKRWDWWNISMFKGEFLGLSKKTKRALDKLDKTFKISSLLDEQSFKKVGITDPADIEKLCALNKLRNELKHEPMKILDMFYRILDITGYLGRLIEDDSYKSKVKLLNLAKLSSIIDKYERTHTKPSVQDFMWYFYLLPRHMQYDSETLDIPGSVKIMTIHQAKGLEFPVVIICSVANERFPYRKGNQRIFIPIPENLKLSKNGDGDEERRLFYVAMTRAQDILIISTTPRIRSRKVGHSPFIKELVRECELEWGCRRVEKCVERSLREDEIMTVDFSSLYTYKECPFRYMMIYHYGFVYPETQMQLYGKILHNCLEMLHRKMKEEKEVDIKEIVKTCGTEKIEGVERQLEDYYRKNRDYIVEVIAVEEPFSIPKDDIIIKGRIDLIIKNRDGEIELIDFKAREKSGIEYMGVDFQLRTYEYALSDKYKFDKLTAYTIADNKRTSFEPDPEYKIKYEIEDMVDSIRMGKFEAKETYFCRFCIFQGICGIHGG; encoded by the coding sequence ATGATCAGGTCATTATGTGATAGCCGGGAAGAATGTACAAAAACCCAAGAGGAGGCTGTGAAGTATAATAGAGGGCCTTTACTTATAATAGCGGGGCCTGGAACTGGTAAAACCCGAGTACTCATCGAAAAGGTAGCATATTTGATAAAAAGGGAAAAAGCGGATCCAGAGAACATACTCCTTATAACCTTCACTGAAAAGGCCGCCCAGGAACTTAAAAATCGTCTGACAAAATGTATAGGCTTAGATGTTGAAAGGATGCAAACCTCCACAATTCATTCATTCTGCAATAGAATCCTGCGCGAATATGGCGAATATCACGATCTAGGCGCCAACTTTGACATCCTAGACGAGGACAGCCAGCTCATCTTCATAAGATCCCACTTCTACAGGATAGGGCTGAACAGATACATTAAAATGAAAGAAGTCCCAGAGGTTATAAGCTTCTTTAATGAGTGCAGTGAAAACCTTGTAGACCCAGATGAACTCAAAGAAACCCTAAAAAGGGAACATCCGAGGAATAAAAGGTATCATGGCCTCTGCGACTGCTACAAGGAATACTTGAATTTGCTAAAAAGAGAAGGGAAGGTGGATTTTCCAAACCTTCAAAGGCTCGCAGTTAAACTCCTGGAATCCAATGAGAATATCAGAGAAGATCTAAAAAGTAGATTTAAGTATATCTTAGTTGACGAATACCAGGACACTAACCCAATACAGGAAAGATTATTTGAACTCCTAGCCTCTAGGAACATTTGCGTAGTCGGTGACGAAGACCAGAGCATCTACGCTTTCAGGGGGTCGACCGTGGAAAATATCAGATCCTTTGAGGACAAGTTTAACGCCCATAAAATAATCCTCGATGAAAACTTCAGGTCAAGGGCCGGTATCATAAAAATAGCAGACGAGTTCATGAAGAAAAACCGCCACCACAAAAAAAGGATAAAACCCAAAAGAAAAGGCGGCTATGACGTTATCATCATAGAAAGCAAGGATACTAAAGACGAAGCCAGGAGGATTGTTAAACTCATAAAAAATCTTAAAAGGGATGGTATAATCCCAGATTATGGTTACATCGCACTACTTTTTAAGAGTGTGAAATATCATGCAGGCAAAATCCTAGCCGAACTTGAAAGGGAAAACATACCATATATAGTACGCGGAGACGGCTCATTCCTCGAGAGGGATGAAATAAAAAGCATACTATACTTCCTAGGCTATCTTAGTCCCCCACGCCATAATTTTAAACGGTGGGATTGGTGGAACATTTCAATGTTCAAAGGAGAATTCCTAGGCCTCAGCAAAAAAACAAAGAGGGCCCTTGACAAACTCGATAAAACGTTTAAAATATCATCACTCCTAGACGAGCAATCGTTCAAAAAAGTTGGGATAACAGACCCTGCCGACATAGAGAAGCTCTGTGCCTTGAACAAACTCAGAAATGAGTTAAAGCATGAGCCCATGAAGATCCTTGATATGTTCTATAGGATACTTGATATCACCGGTTACCTGGGGCGTCTAATAGAAGATGATAGTTATAAGAGTAAGGTGAAACTCCTTAACCTTGCAAAGCTCAGCTCAATAATTGATAAGTATGAAAGGACACACACCAAGCCCAGTGTCCAGGACTTCATGTGGTATTTTTATCTTCTACCAAGGCATATGCAATATGATAGTGAAACCCTTGACATTCCAGGCTCTGTGAAGATAATGACAATACACCAGGCCAAGGGCCTTGAGTTCCCCGTTGTAATCATCTGTTCCGTGGCAAATGAGAGATTCCCATACCGAAAGGGGAATCAGAGGATATTCATCCCGATCCCAGAGAATCTTAAACTTTCCAAGAACGGGGATGGTGATGAGGAACGCCGCCTCTTCTATGTTGCCATGACGCGGGCCCAGGACATCCTAATAATATCAACGACCCCAAGGATTCGCAGTAGGAAAGTTGGCCATTCACCATTCATAAAAGAGCTTGTAAGGGAATGTGAACTTGAATGGGGTTGCAGGAGGGTTGAAAAGTGCGTTGAAAGAAGCCTCAGAGAGGATGAGATCATGACCGTTGACTTCTCATCCCTTTACACCTACAAGGAGTGTCCATTCAGGTATATGATGATCTACCATTATGGTTTCGTCTACCCCGAGACTCAAATGCAACTTTATGGTAAGATACTCCACAATTGCCTAGAGATGTTGCACAGGAAGATGAAAGAAGAAAAAGAGGTAGATATTAAGGAGATCGTTAAAACCTGCGGCACTGAAAAGATCGAAGGAGTGGAAAGACAACTAGAAGATTATTACAGGAAAAACAGGGATTATATAGTGGAGGTTATAGCTGTTGAGGAGCCGTTCTCCATCCCCAAAGATGATATAATAATAAAGGGCAGGATAGATCTCATAATAAAAAACAGGGATGGTGAGATAGAACTTATAGACTTCAAGGCAAGGGAAAAAAGTGGCATTGAATATATGGGTGTAGATTTCCAACTTCGAACCTATGAGTATGCCCTCTCAGACAAATACAAATTTGACAAATTAACCGCATATACCATAGCAGATAATAAAAGGACAAGTTTTGAACCAGACCCAGAATATAAGATAAAGTATGAGATCGAGGACATGGTGGATTCTATAAGGATGGGAAAATTCGAGGCAAAGGAAACTTACTTTTGCAGATTCTGCATATTCCAGGGTATATGCGGGATCCATGGAGGATAA
- a CDS encoding GTP-binding protein, producing the protein MGKKIVIFGDYDSGKTTTLEQLCEKTVKVEYNGITVALDYGNMIIDGEKIHLFATPGHERFRFMLEIIASGLDGAIIVVDNSRGVTGVEERIMDSLEESGIPYVVFANKQDLDDSTLEIGREVDVIPTIATKNVGLLKGLKILLGKIL; encoded by the coding sequence ATGGGTAAAAAGATTGTAATATTTGGGGACTATGATTCTGGGAAGACAACAACACTCGAACAGTTATGCGAAAAGACCGTGAAGGTTGAATATAATGGTATTACGGTGGCCCTTGATTATGGTAACATGATAATAGATGGTGAAAAAATACACCTTTTCGCCACACCAGGCCATGAAAGGTTCAGGTTCATGTTAGAGATAATAGCCAGTGGCTTGGATGGGGCTATAATAGTGGTTGATAATAGTAGGGGTGTTACAGGCGTCGAGGAGCGTATAATGGACTCATTGGAAGAGTCGGGGATACCATATGTTGTATTCGCGAATAAGCAGGATTTGGATGATTCCACCCTTGAAATCGGCAGGGAAGTTGATGTCATCCCCACAATAGCGACCAAGAATGTGGGACTCCTCAAAGGCCTTAAAATACTCCTAGGTAAAATTTTATGA